The following coding sequences lie in one Silene latifolia isolate original U9 population chromosome 5, ASM4854445v1, whole genome shotgun sequence genomic window:
- the LOC141656344 gene encoding uncharacterized protein LOC141656344, which translates to MEDVKYQAEKILQDFEEFERAFLQPYNPNSADLLCTPNPSTPFRVETRVSWFEQLEMNFVNAELSDSIFHSSDFKSPVADYLCFDQTINNSKPVSFDPNPLDLQLLKPHKLREDVPDTQLSVTHADNSRITNPVIFDDLPPFDPAVLALIDFDFPTNPDKSDSGDMRIFQEIKEDKVCSKGKCWGYGEGIWGEVQKIPRGRKKKGFDLSPQLRHFCKERQKIKNRISATKCYTRVKAYIHDLEVQVTRLQAENKIRRNSVQFLRSSLQQQQRKQSLSRTMSGPL; encoded by the exons ATGGAAGATGTGAAGTATCAAGCAGAGAAGATATTACAGGATTTTGAGGAGTTTGAAAGGGCTTTTCTTCAACCATATAATCCAAATTCAGCTGATCTTTTATGTACTCCGAACCCATCAACGCCTTTTCGAGTAGAAACCCGCGTTTCCTGGTTCGAGCAACTGGAGATGAACTTTGTAAATGCTGAACTCTCTGACAGCATTTTCCATTCTTCCGATTTTAAGTCACCAGTGGCAGATTACTTATGTTTCGATCAAACCATTAATAACAGCAAACCCGTGTCATTCGACCCAAATCCGTTGGATTTACAACTATTAAAACCACATAAACTAAGGGAAGATGTGCCAGACACCCAATTATCAGTCACCCACGCAGACAACAGTAGAATCACGAACCCAGTGATATTTGATGATCTACCACCCTTTGATCCTGCAGTATTAGCATTGATCGACTTTGATTTCCCGACTAATCCTGATAAATCTGACAGCGGAGATATGAGGATATTCCAAGAGATAAAAGAGGACAAAGTTTGCAGCAAGGGAAAGTGTTGGGGGTATGGGGAGGGAATATGGGGAGAAGTACAGAAGATTCCTAgaggaagaaagaaaaaaggGTTCGATTTAAGCCCACAATTACGACATTTCTGTAAAGAGCGACAAAAGATCAAGAACAGAATCTCTGCTACAAAATGTTACACCAGAGTAAAG GCTTATATCCATGATCTGGAAGTGCAAGTTACCAGACTTCAGGCAGAAAATAAGATAAGAAGGAACTCGGTTCAG TTTCTGAGAAGCAGTCTACAGCAACAACAAAGGAAGCAATCACTTAGCCGAACCATGTCAGGACCTCTATGA
- the LOC141656341 gene encoding rRNA-processing protein fcf2-like, with amino-acid sequence MPEVKPMIGLTWEPKLPTFSKASSSSTKSKGNISQESSGLYMPTSELVDGLYVPPNNPRKVNIMRKKQIKDTAGKSWFDMPAPVMTPQMKQDLQLLKLRSVMDPKRHYKKSDTKLKTLPKYFQMGTVVEPASEYFSSRLTKKERKSTLAEELLNDMALTQYRKRKVREIEEHNRPGGNEKWRNRGKQTQKRAKEKRHISESKYMS; translated from the exons ATGCCTGAAGTTAAACCAATGATCGGCTTGACCTGGGAGCCAAAACTTCCAACTTTCAGCAAGGCCTCTTCTTCATCCACAAAAAGTAAAGGCAACATCTCTCAGGAGAGCAGTGGGCTGTATATGCCCACTTCAGAGCTCGTTGATGGTTTGTATGTTCCTCCAAATAATCCACGAAAGGTCAACATAATGCGCAAGAAACAAATCAAAGACACTGCTGGTAAAAGTTG GTTTGACATGCCTGCCCCAGTCATGACACCGCAAATGAAACAAGATCTACAGCTATTAAAG TTGAGGAGTGTCATGGATCCAAAAAGACACTACAAAAAGAGTGATACTAAGTTGAAGACATTGCCTAAATATTTCCAA ATGGGCACTGTTGTGGAACCCGCATCGGAATATTTCTCTTCTAGGCTCACTAAAAAGGAGAGGAAGAGCACTCTGGCAGAGGAGCTTCTCAATGACATGGCCCTTACACAGTACCG GAAGCGTAAGGTAAGAGAAATCGAGGAACACAACCGACCTGGTGGAAATGAAAAATGGAGGAACAGAGGCAAGCAAACTCAAAAGCGAGCTAAGGAGAAGAGACATATATCGGAAAGTAAATATATGTCGTAG
- the LOC141656343 gene encoding sodium/calcium exchanger NCL-like, protein MPTKKLTWALFITLMITITTARTTLDGGSYGGSDGGGEITNRNHEVGRSYIRLPSIKSMLISSENVEEECEQTYGFLPCTKTWLGNMFLILVYGYLMFMAATYLSNGSELLLEILGPGVVGGLFLPILGALPDAMLILVSGLSGSAAEAQDQVSVGMGLLAGSTVMLLTVIWGTCILVGKCDLDGPMAIDETDTKGFSLRGSGVSTDIWTSYAARIMAFSVLPFLVVQLPQALSSTSGRHLAVLISLIISLLLLISYCVFQVFQPWIQERRLDYVKHKRVMTGFLKHLKKHALGRLCNHDGSPNHEVIEKIFKAIDLDDNNHLSKAELRAFVIGMHLDGVNLGEEDIAGKVLKEFDTERQDDKIDLEEFTIGISKLLAIVRGDGASHRNADTIKYIDQYDEESKLEHLLLGDSNDEGGEEVENPRKTTIKAILFLILGTIIAAAFADPLVDAVDNFSTATKIPSFFISFIFLPLATNSSEAVSAIIFASRKKRKSASLTFSEIYGAVTMNNVLCLSVFLALVYVRGLSWDFSAEVLVIFLVCVIMGALGSFRTSFPLWMASVAFFLYPFSLVLVYVLDYILGWS, encoded by the exons ATGCCGACAAAAAAACTCACATGGGCACTTTTTATAACCCTTATGATCACCATAACCACCGCAAGAACCACCCTAGACGGCGGTTCATACGGTGGTTCAGACGGTGGAGGGGAGATTACAAACAGAAATCATGAAGTGGGTAGGAGTTATATTAGGCTACCAAGTATTAAATCAATGTTAATTTCATCAGAAAATGTAGAAGAAGAATGTGAACAAACATATGGGTTTTTACCATGTACAAAAACATGGTTAGGAAATATGTTTTTAATATTAGTTTATGGATATTTAATGTTTATGGCTGCTACTTATTTATCAAATGGAAGTGAACTTTTGTTGGAGATTTTAGGTCCTGGTGTTGTTGGTGGTCTTTTTCTTCCTATTCTTGGTGCTCTTCCTGATGCCATGCTCATTCTTG TTTCTGGCCTCTCTGGAAGTGCTGCAGAGGCTCAAGATCAAGTATCAGTTGGTATGGGATTACTGGCTGGATCGACGGTGATGCTTCTGACTGTAATATGGGGAACTTGTATTTTGGTTGGCAAATGTGATTTGGATGGTCCAATGGCAATCGATGAAACCGACACAAAAGGATTTAGCTTGCGAG GTTCTGGTGTTTCTACTGATATATGGACAAGCTATGCTGCAAGAATCATGGCATTTTCTGTATTGCCATTTCTTGTCGTACAGTTGCCACAAGCTCTTAGCTCGACTTCTGGGAGACATCTGGCTGTGCTTATTTCCCTCATAATCTCTCTTCTATTGCTCATTAGCTATTGTGTATTTCAG GTCTTCCAACCTTGGATTCAAGAACGAAGGCTTGACTATGTGAAACATAAGCGTGTGATGACTGGGTTTCTTAAACATTTGAAGAAGCATGCTCTTGGAAGACTCTGCAATCATGACGGAAGCCCTAACCATGAAGTAATAGAAAA GATTTTCAAAGCAATTGACCTTGATGATAACAACCATCTCTCAAAAGCGGAACTCAGAGCATTTGTCATTGGAATGCATCTCGATGGCGTCAACCTGGGAGAAGAGGATATTGCCGGTAAAGTGCTTAAGGAATTTGATACTGAGCGACAAGACGATAAAATTGATCTAGAGGAATTCACTATTGGAATCTCAAAGCTACTTGCCATTGTGAGGGGTGACGGGGCTTCCCATCGTAATGCTGATACAATAAAGTATATAGATCAATATGATGAG GAATCAAAACTCGAGCATTTGCTGTTGGGCGATTCTAATGATGAGGGCGGGGAAGAAGTTGAGAATCCCAGGAAAACCACCATCAAGGCAATATTGTTCTTAATACTTGGGACTATAATTGCTGCTGCATTTGCCGATCCTTTAGTAGATGCCGTGGATAATTTTTCAACTGCAACCAAAATTCCTTCCTTCTTCATTTCATTTATTTTCCTACCTCTAGCAACAAACTCCAGTGAAGCCGTGTCCGCTATCATCTTTGCttcaaggaagaaaagaaaatcTGCATCCCTAACTTTCTCCGAG ATATATGGTGCTGTGACAATGAACAACGTCCTATGTCTCTCGGTGTTCTTGGCGCTAGTTTATGTTAGAGGATTGAGTTGGGACTTCTCCGCAGAAGTGCTTGTTATTTTCCTCGTTTGTGTCATAATGGGCGCGCTTGGCAGCTTCCGGACTTCATTCCCTCTCTGGATGGCTTCTGTGGCTTTCTTTCTCTACCCATTTTCTCTGGTGCTTGTTTACGTCCTCGACTACATCCTCGGTTGGTCATAG